TATGGCATAAAATCGATTGGATGAACCCTAATCGATCGATCCAACGATTGCGCATTTGCGCCTCAGGAAACAGTAGTTTGGCACAACGGGATTGTCTTCTAGTTCTCGTTTTCCACAtagaaaaaaatcaatgaTATTGCTTGCAAGTAAGAATATAATGAATTAAGCTTGCCATCATGCAGTATATTTTTTAGCGGAACCAAACGCCGACTTGTCAGTTAGTGTGTGAGGGATAAAAGAAATTGTTAGAAGCATCGGTGATCACACCCTGCTTGGGGACGTGTTTAAGCCAAAAAATTGGGGAGCTGGACAGTGTCCCACAATCACGTTGAGACAAGCGACAGCACCATGTTTGGACCCATTGGAGGCGGGACTCGCATAGGGTAGATCCGCAGATGGCGTTCTCTGTGTTTTCTGTGGCCCAACCCAAGTGCTCAGTTATTGGTTTTGCTGGTGCAATTTCGTCCGAAGTTAAATTGGCTGTGATGTCCCCTCAAGGTTGGAATTTTTTAACCTTGATTAGGGAAGAAATTGTTTGTAGGCAGCACTCCATTGGTCCCAGCATTTGTTGCCAATTTGAGTAACTATGATGAACAAAAACGGCTGTAGGAAATACTGAAAGCTTGTGTCGTGAGCACTGCAAGATTGTAAATAATTGCAGAGACATTGCAGTACTAGATGACAACCTGCAGCGTCGATCTTTTATCTGTGATTATCTATCTGCAGAAGAACTGGACAGTAGCTTGCATGGTTCAATCATGAGACACTCCGGAACTTTTATGTAGATAGGTGTACATATAAGATGCATTTATTTACTGCTCTGAGCTTAAAATCCTTGGTTTTAACTTACAGTTCTTTCACTCTGTCCCAGGCATCTGCTGGTGGATACATGGTAGCTTTTGCCGGGAGGAAATACGCGGCAAGGTCGCCTCCTGTTTTCGTCAGCAACAGCTCATACACAGTAACTGGTTTCACCCTGGTGCGCCCCATAAACCTTAGCCTGTATACTCAAATCACACGCTCACTCACAAAGCCCAGCACTGATGATCATTTGCTCAACTGAATTCTCCATATGCCTCCAGGTCCTCGAGTTCCAGAAAGGCATACTACAGAACTTCTTCTGGAAGACCGACGGCTGCTCGTCGTGCTCCGGGCAATCTGATTTCGCCTGCGTCGACCAGAGCTGCGCGATCAAGACGTCGAGCTGCAAAGGCAACGGCGCCGGGCAGGTGGACTGCAGCCCTGGGATACAGCTCGCCTTCTCCGGCACCGAcaagcacgaggaggtgctcaaCTCGTGGTACGAGGTGTCGAAGCTGCGGCAGTACTCTCTCTTCGGCCTCTTCTCCAACTTGAAGAACTCTCTCACGAATCAGTTCAGCCAGTTCTTCTAGCCATGTTCCCATGCCCCCCGGCCATCTTCCTCTACAACGTACAGCACCGTAAGGAAGGGGCAGGCGACATTCATATACATGTGTATCCTCCCTCCTCTGCAACGTACAGCATCATCTCAAGGTAGGGGCAGGCGACCTTTGTAGCATTTGGAGGCACAGGCAGTCAACATTCGTGTACAtgtgtatgttttttttcatgttaCCGTTACGATTATGCCGAATAGAGACAATAAATGACAATTTATGCCTATAGTGTGAGCTAATGTATTTTGTGTCAGCTGTGTCAGCTGTATGTAACGCAAGCTTTCGATGGTTCGACTTAAGCAGTAGCCAAGAGCAATTTTGTCAACAAAAGTTAGTGTTCTGGCTGCCAAGTAACACTCTTGACAAGATATGCTTCCTAATGAAACAGGACTCCTGGAGATGACAATGAATTTATCATCATCCATTAGTACTTTGATACAACTACTATTTTACTAACGTAGCAAAAcggaagcaagcaagcaaacagAAATACATAATTTTGCAAGACAAGAAATATAGATACGAGATTTCAGCACACTGCATCGCAGATTCTTAAGAATTCTGGCAAAATCACTAAACACTGCAATGTAACAAAGTTTTTATAAGATCCAGATAACAATACTAAAGGATTCTGGGACATCGAAACATTGCTGATCAAAATCTCAACAGGCCAGCCAACAAAGTCATCTAAGCAGCAACCTCCTTTTTAAGCTTAGCAAGCTCTTGCCTGATAGCTCCTCCTCTCTGTACATACAGCAACCATAACGTTAGTACAGTGTACAAGCAGTGGAACATGGAAATTAGATATtcaagaatatatatttttgtgtatCTTACCTTGATCTTGGCCAACATGACCTTAAACCTGTCGAAGTCATTGAGGGATGCTCTCCTCTTCTGGACAATTAGCTTCTTGCCCCATGAGCTATTTTCCCATTTGTTCTTAACATCTGAAACCAGGAAGCCATTAATTTAAACAGCCATCTTAAAATATAAGTGGAGTTGACAAACGGTTCCCGGAATAGTTactcaccagcttcctccatTGCCTTAATCAAAGTTGCCTTCTTGGGCACACGCTTGATATCGATCTTGATATCTGTCAGAGAAAGGCGCTTGAAGTTGATCTGGCAACGGACCATATCAGGTGCGTCGATGAGTGCCTGATCTCACAAAGGCATTGGTCACTTTCAGAAACACAATCCACCAATAGAACCAAAATGTTAACACATAAATATGCAAACACAGCAGACAGCACAGAAAATATTGCATCAATATCATAAATTGCAAAAAAGAAGGTAATGCTGGATATACAAAAGACAAAGAAAAGAGTAGGAAAACTGGAAACATAAGCAAGCCAACCTAGTAAAACATGAACAATAACGGCAAATTCCACAGCTACCCTGTAGTGCAGAAACTATATGCACAATAATTTGGAATAACTGAAACAACAAGTGCTCAGATTACTGTAGATGAATCTTTTGCAAGGAAGAGATAACCAATAATAATCAGGGATCCATATACAGGCACAGTAGCATATCTCGCTGTTTGATTACTGTAAATCATCAGACATTTAGGTAAGTCACAAATCCGAAATAAACTTCCACAAACAGCAAGAATCATGCAACAAAACACAGGCTGTGATCAGCTTGATAGATGTAGGCTACTTAATATTAAGAAACCTGTAACTCATGAGACAAGTCCAACACACTTGACATAATAACACCATGAACAATGTACTGACCAATCAAACGTCAAAACGAAGGGGCATAAAAGAACACTGCATCATCAATTTCGTATTAAAATGGTTTTAGAAGGAGAGTCATATTTGCAACCTATGTAAGGGGTTTCTAGAAGGCAGACCGCAAACAAGTTATGGACAAAATGCAACAGTAATTTATCTACCAAAAGATACACTGCGATACGCCGATACCAGCGCAGTAATCACGATGAGACGTTCTAAGACGACCACTTGATCAGCTAAAATCTAAAGCGCGACAGGAAGGCTAAACAACCTTTTCATGGAACCGACGCACGATCTGAACCCCAAAAGCCACGCATACTCACACACATCAGCCAAACGAACAACAAGGAGtggggagggagatctagCTGACCCTGTTCTGGTCGACGACgtcgacgatgacgacgaggcGGCCGTAGTCCTTGCCGTAGTTCACCAGGGCCACCCGCCCGATCTCGACAAACCTCTTGAACGGCTGCACAAGCACGACAACACCAAGGCACGCATCGTCATAAGCTAACACCAACAGCGAGGGAGATAAGAGAAGAAACGCCTCGCGGCGGCCATACGTACCATCTtcgacggcggaggcggaggcggaggcgctaAGCGGGAGCGAGGTagtcggggaggcggcggggtgcGGCTAGAGAGGTGTGGGGTGAAGATATCGCAGATCTATATAGCCAAGGCGGGCGGTTGTACCCGAGCCGGCGGATCCTGGGGGTCGGGGGCTCCTGGTCGTCCGATCTAGGTTAGAGTGGTGGAGAGGATTCTGTTTGGGCTTTTGGGGCGTTCGGCTGGGAAATTGGGCTCATTCTGCGTGGACTCAGTTGACGAATCCATTGCTCGGATGGGAAATCGGGCCCATTTCTTCAAGGAGAAAATTAACCTTGAGGCCTTATTTTCAAGGAAGAGGTTAACCTTCCGGCCTCTGTATATCGTATTGGTCCTATGATTCAAAATGCTAAAAATACAAGCCCTGGCAGCCAAAACTTGAAATTCTAGTGATATTTTTGCCGTCCTTTTCAGAATATAAAAGTTGTTTTCTCTTCAGGCCAACAATTTTGGGCCATTATATACTCTCAATATGGCTTTCTCATGATGGCTCCATTTTTGGGTCttgtttatatttttctaaTCATCCATATGTTGTAACGTCCCTATTGGattttctagaatacatcTCTATTGGATTTATTCGTACAATTATCATGTCGGGTACATGCGTGCTTCCTTGGTGGCTCCACCTTGCAACCGTTATACTCCGCCAAGGCTTATTCTCTATGCGTGAGCTCCGATGGTCCATTGCGTTttcacaaaagaaacaaaggacTGCCTGCTACCTCTGTTCTTAAATATAGAAGAATCTAGTTTCTTCTAAATCAAACTTattaaattttgatcaaattaatagaaaaatatactcctacctctgtttctaaatataaaaaatcataTCTTTATCATAAATCATTGTTTTTAAAGTTTCTAAATACAAAAAAGTCATATTTTTGTCCTAAGTTATGTTTTTAAAGTCGGACCGTacttatagaaaaatgtatcaaaTTTGGAACCCTCAAAATCCTTTCGGCTAGTCGTAGCGCTTGTTGCGGTCGCTAGATGGATCAAAAACCTATTtgtatttttacttttttgtATTATTTATGATTATTGATATATAGTATATCGGTGGACCTCTTCGGGAAAAGAAACATCATAACGAACGGCAAAGGAAGGTGTGCATTTGCAGGCTGGACGAACCGCGCCGGTACATCAGTTTCGACCAGGTCCAAGTTTGCTCACCCGTCACACACCTTTCAAAGTCCATCCCAATCTAACCCAACTGCATAATTACAACAAGAATCGCCGAAAAGTATAATCAGGTGGATCAACGAACCATGTATATTACTAATCTTTACAACAGCGACGGAGAcggagcaaaaaaaaaatcgaacaCGGACAACCAGAATCGATCACGGATCACGGCCGACGcggctgctactgctgcggctggttgctgttgttgctgctgctgctgttcttgGTGTTCTTGAGCACGATGGGGATGACGATGACGAGTATGATGACTAACAGGATGCCGATGGCGATGAACTTCCACTTCCGGGAGCTCTTCTGGTGCTTGCGCGCCACCTGCAGCTGCTCGCGGCCGCGGTCGACGAAGGACCTTGCCCGGCCGACGTGTCCCTCGATGTCGTCGAGCTGCTCCCCCTGCGCCGCCACGAGCACGGCCATGTCGTTGAACACCTGgtggagctccagcaggctgCGCTCCAGGTCGGCCACGGCGCCGTGCCGCTCCTGGATCTCGGCCACCACGCCCATGACCTCGCCGCGCCCTTGCCCCTGCTCCGCGATGGCGCGCTGCAGGAACCGCTCCCCTTCGCCCGTCTCCGCCAGCGTGTCCAGCGTCGCCTCGTCCGGCTGGGCGCCCGTGACGGTGAAGTAGCGGCGGGCCACGGTGTCGCGGTACTCGGAGCTGACGCGGGCGCGGAGCGCCGAGAAGGACTCCATGGAGTCGCGGAGCTTCTTGCGgaggccggcgacgacggAGGTGCGGGTGCGGTCGGTGGAGGTTCCGGGCCCGCAGCCGGGGACGGAGCGGTTGGCGGCGTTGGCGCGGTCGAGGGACTCGAGGCGTAGCTTGACGACCTTGGCCTtcttgatggcggcggcggcgtcggcgtccatgcgcgcccGGAGCGCGCGCACGGCGGAGGCGTCGTGGAGGGATTTCCCCGACTCGTTGCCGTCGTGGAGGGAGCGCTGGATCCGGTCCAGGTCGCGGAGGTCGTCCTTGATGGACTCCACGTCCTCGAAGAACTTGTCCAGgctcgcccccgccgccgcgcccggcggcgccgacatCTCCACCCCGCCGGACTCCAGGTCCCCGTCGCCCGCGCGCTTCCACGAGCTCGAGAAGAGGTTGTTCATGGCCGGCCCCGCAGCAGGATCGCAACAcggctccttcttcctcctcgatcTCCTCGCTGAATCAAACTAAAACTAAACCGGTGGCGGCTTCTGCTCTGTTTCTTGGATCGGGAGAAAGGCGGGGGTGGCAGCAGTAGTTAAGTGGGATCGGGACGCGGAGTTGAAGTGGTCGTGACTACTCTCTTTCTCTTGTACGAGAGGATTTAGAGGAAGgtgggaggaaggagacgacGACCGAGACGCCACCAAGTAGAAGTAGAAGTGGAAAGAAATGTGGAATGGCTTCGCCTCCAGGTGCGTTCTCGGCTTCCCACGCGGTGGCGTGCACAGCCGTCGGCCTGTCCATTTCCGGAAATCTTCCAGCTGCAATGCAACCTAACCGCGCCACAGAATCATTCGTGTGCAAAGGGATTCCCGTTCCGTTCTTCCTTCGTGCATCGCGGCGGTTCTGCGTCCGGCTTTGCCCCGGATGAAATCGAGTGAgagtaaaagaaaaggaaaatcgcGTGGCGGCGGTCAGTTCCATCCCTGGCTGAAATCACCCGGCCGTCTCCTGAAGACGGATGATTGTGCGAGTAATAGACTGCAATCGTGATCGTAAAGGTTGGTCGCGTTTGACCGGATCGATCGAAGCGGGAGCACGTGTCCAGCATTGACTGACGCGCGTtaagaaaaatggaaaattatCGCCACAGCATTACAAATGGAAAATATGGAAGCCGGAAGGGGAACGATTTTAATACGCCCAACTGATGGACAGGTCGCTGATCACAGCGAATACTTATCAGCAGGCAGCAGCCAAGCATGTGGCTTAGCACTGACCACTGGCACTGGCTGGACCCAATCACCCAACCACGGTTCATCCAGCCCAATTCAActtttgcatatatatactccgCAAGAGCATTTCCACTCGCCCCCCAAAAGCTCCCTAAACGGGCTTAGAGGGAGCCGGCGCCTAAAAACCCACCCAACCGGCCtccccaatttgtttttttagccgGCGTAGGCTGAAACCAAAAGGCAATGCGGGCCACACCTGGCGGCGGGATAATCCAAATTTCCCTCCAAATTTCGGCGGCTACCCCATTTCCCTCCACTCCCCCCGCTCTGGGCGTCAAGTCCCACCGTTTCCCCCCATTCTCGCCACCGACACCACCTCAAAGCGCCTCGCCGACACCGTCGCTGCTCCAAGAAAAACCATGGCACTGAAGAGGTATGCAGTGCCTCGTTGCACTCTGGCCGGGGACGCAACGGCGAAGAAACCCAAGGAAAAGGAGCGACCGCCTGAGATTAGCAACGCCGACTGGGCGGCGGATGTTACCCGCCGCAACATCGAGAGCGCCTCCCGCCGTGAACGGGAGAGGAGGGCCAAGGAGAGGAACGCCGACCTAACCCGGCAGATGGAGGCGCAGAGGGTCGCGGCCTCGGCGCATATGGCGG
This is a stretch of genomic DNA from Brachypodium distachyon strain Bd21 chromosome 1, Brachypodium_distachyon_v3.0, whole genome shotgun sequence. It encodes these proteins:
- the LOC100828023 gene encoding uncharacterized protein LOC100828023 isoform X2, which encodes MAAKTSRWAASVVAAVVLLAAAASSAEARGDGNGVYEPCADATVQRGDGFTFGVAFSSRDSFFSGDVQLSPCDSRLNLQSRAPLALFRPMVDEISLLTINASGGTAFDPASAGGYMVAFAGRKYAARSPPVFVSNSSYTVTGFTLVLEFQKGILQNFFWKTDGCSSCSGQSDFACVDQSCAIKTSSCKGNGAGQVDCSPGIQLAFSGTDKHEEVLNSWYEVSKLRQYSLFGLFSNLKNSLTNQFSQFF
- the LOC100830457 gene encoding 60S ribosomal protein L14-1; translation: MPFKRFVEIGRVALVNYGKDYGRLVVIVDVVDQNRALIDAPDMVRCQINFKRLSLTDIKIDIKRVPKKATLIKAMEEADVKNKWENSSWGKKLIVQKRRASLNDFDRFKVMLAKIKRGGAIRQELAKLKKEVAA
- the LOC100826170 gene encoding syntaxin-121; this encodes MNNLFSSSWKRAGDGDLESGGVEMSAPPGAAAGASLDKFFEDVESIKDDLRDLDRIQRSLHDGNESGKSLHDASAVRALRARMDADAAAAIKKAKVVKLRLESLDRANAANRSVPGCGPGTSTDRTRTSVVAGLRKKLRDSMESFSALRARVSSEYRDTVARRYFTVTGAQPDEATLDTLAETGEGERFLQRAIAEQGQGRGEVMGVVAEIQERHGAVADLERSLLELHQVFNDMAVLVAAQGEQLDDIEGHVGRARSFVDRGREQLQVARKHQKSSRKWKFIAIGILLVIILVIVIPIVLKNTKNSSSSNNSNQPQQ